Below is a genomic region from Pseudomonas extremaustralis.
GGCAGTTGCGGCTTGCTCGATTGGTCGACGCCTTCATAGTCGCCGATGTGCCCGCCGTTGGTGGCGCACAGCGCGATACCCTTGGCACAGTCATGAGGCGAACCGCCGCCCAGGGACACGACAAAATCACAGGCGCTCTGCTTGAGCAGTGCCAGGCCTTTCTCGACGTTTTCCACATTCGGGTTGGGCTTGGCGCCGTCGTAGATCACCGAGTCGATGTCCTGCATCGCCAGTTTCTCGGCGATCATACTGGCCACGCCCGCCTTGGCCATGCCGGCGTCGGTGACGATCAGGGCCTTGCGAAAACCGTAGTTGCGAATGGCGACCATCGCTTCGTCGAGGCAGTCGGTGCCCATGATGTTAACGGCGGGAATGAAGAAGGTACTGCTCATGAAAAATCCTCGGAGGCGTTATGTCGACAGCATCCACCTGCATCGCTTGATCCGTCTTGATCAGGATCAAGCCACGCCCGTGATAAAGTCATCCCCCAGCCGATTTCGAGTAGACCCGCCGCAATGAAGGATTTCCAGGATATTGACGCCCACCTTGAAGACTGGAGCGCACTGCGCAGCGGCATCGCCTTCAGCGCGATTCTGATCGGCAACGGCGCCAGCCGGGCGATTTGGGAAGACTTTGCCTACGACTCGCTGTTCGAAAACGCACGCACCGTCGAAGAAAAACCCCTCAGCCAATCTGAACTCAGCGTGTTCGACGCCCTACAGACCCGCAGCTTCGAGCAGGCCCTCGGTGCGCTGAAGACCACCAGCCGGGTCAACAAGGCCCTGGCCGTCAGCTCGGCGGCGCCGCGCAATCGCTACTACGCGATCAAGGAAGCGCTGATCAATACCATCCACACCGTGCACATCCCCTGGCGCCTGGTGCAGCCGTCGACGCTGGCGACGATCAATGCCGAGCTGGCCCGGTACGCCACGGTATTCACCACCAATTACGACCTGCTCAACTACTGGGCGATCCTGCACACGCCCGGCATCGACGACCTGTTCCGCAGCGCCGACGCCAGCTTCGACCTGCGCAACACACGCACCGAGGCCACGCGCATCCTCTACCTGCACGGCGGCCTGCACCTGGTGCGCAACCTGGACGGCACCGCGCGTAAATTGCCGAGCACCGACAGCACCCTGCTCAGCAGTTTCGCGATCAACAACACGATCAAGACCCTGGACGATGTGCCGCTGTTCGTCAGCGAAGGCAAGGTGGAGGAAAAGCTCAAGACCATCCGCAGCTCGGATTACCTGTCGTTCTGCTATGAGCAGTTGCTGACCCATCAAGGCGCGCTGTGCCTCTTCGGCCATGACCTGGGCACGCAGGACAGGCACTTGGTGGACGCGATTCGCCAGGCCAGGCCGTCAACCCTGGCGATCTCGGTATCGGGCCGCAGCGACGGTTTCATTCGCCAGCAGAAACGCCGCTATTCAGAGCTGTTCGATGGCAGCGGCGTGGTGCTGAAGTTTTTTGCGGCGCGCACCCATCCCCTGGGTAATCCGGCGCTGTCGGTGCCGGTCGAACATTGACGGCATTCGCGGTCATTCTTCCGAGCTGTGTACCACCACTAACAGCTGCGCCTGCACCGACCCTACCGAACGCAACCGATGGGGCTTCTGCGCATTGAAGTACAGCGCATCTCCGCGTTCCAGAGTCACCCGCTCAGTCATGAAATCCACTTCCACCTGGCCTTCATGCACGAACAGGAATTCCTCCCCCACGTGTTCCTTGAAGGTCTTGTCGGTGAACTCCGTCGGCGGGTAGATGATGAACGGCAGCAGGCTGCGCTCGCTGACTTGATGGGCGAGCACCGCATAGCCGGATGGGGTACCGGGCCGCTCGTGGCTGCGCACCAGGCTGTAGCTGTCCAGGCTGACGCGCTCTTCGCTGAACAGTTCCTCGACCTTCACGTTCAACGCCTTGGCCAGTTTCAGCGCGGCGGCGATCGACGGCGTGTTGAGCCCGCGCTCGACCTTGGACAGATAACTCTTGGTCATCCCGGACTTTTCCGCCAGGGCCTCCAATGTCACGCCAAGTTTTTTTCTCAATAATTTCAAACGGATAGACATGTTCCGCGGTTAATCCAGACAGGAAGCGATGAGTTGTGCTTGCTAATGACACAAAGTGTCATATAGCATAATTAGTGTCATTTGCGTTCACCCAACGACCTTGCGAGCAGCGGGAGATCAGCAAATCCGACGTCCATTGAATCACCCAAAGGACACCGATATGGCCAAGACATTAGCACTCCCCAAAGACCAACTGGTCAAGCAAGCGCTGATCCAGATGCAAAACACCCTGGCGGATAATACGTGGACCGTGCGGCAAAAGCTGGCGCTGACCTGCCGCATCCTGTTCGAGAACGGCCATGACTCCGGACTCGCCGGGCAAATCACCGCGCGCGGGGCTCAACCCGGCACGTATTACACCCAGCAACTGGGCCTGGGTTTCGATGAGATCACCGCCAGCAACCTGCTGCTGGTCAACGAGGATCTGGAGGTACTGGAAGGCCATGGCATCCCCAACCCGGCCAACCGTTTTCACAGCTGGGTGTACCGGGGGCGGCCGGATGTGAACTGCATCATTCATACGCACCCCACGCATGTCGCTGCGCTGTCGATGCTGGAAGTGCCGCTGCAGGTGTCCCACATGGACCTCTGCCCGCTGTACGAAGACTGCGCGTTCCTGGAAGCCTGGCCGGGGGTGCCGGTGGGCAATGAAGAAGGCGAAATCATCACCACGGCCCTGGGCGACAAGCGCGCGATCCTGCTCTCGCACCACGGCCAGTTGTCGACCGGTGCCAGTGTCGAGGAAGCCTGCGTGATCGCACAGTTGATCGAACGTGCGGCCAAGTTGCAGTTGCTGGCCATGGCGGCCGGGACGATCAAGCCGATCCTGCCGCAACTGGGCCGCGAAGCCCATGACTGGATTTCCCGACCCAAGCGCCATGGCGCCGCGTTCGATTACTACGTCCGCCAGAACCTGCGCCAACACGCCGATTGCCTGAGCTGATCCACCCTTTTCCGACAGGAGACTTTCCATGCCAACCCCCAACATTCACGGCATCATCGGCTACACCATCACGCCATTCAGCGCCGACGGCCAGCGCGTGGACCTCGACGCCCTGGGCCGCTCCATCGACCGTTTGATCGACAGCGGTGTGCACGCCATCGCACCACTGGGCAGTACCGGCGAAGGTGCTTACTTGAGCGATGCCGAGTGGGATGACGTCAGCGCCTACAGCCTGGAGAAAGTCGGCAAACGGGTGCCGACCATTGTCAGCGTGTCCGACCTGACCACCGCCAAAGCCGTGCGCCGCGCACGTTACGCCGAAGCCCATGGCGCCGACGCGGTGATGGTGCTGCCGGCGTCTTACTGGAAGCTCAGCGAGGCCGAGATACTCGCCCACTACGCAGCCATCGGCGACAGCATCGGTGTGCCGATCATGCTCTACAACAACCCGGCTACCAGCGGCACGGACATGTCGGTGGACCTGATCCTACGCATCGTCAAGCACGTGGAAAACGTGACGATGGTCAAAGAAAGCACTGGGGATATTCAACGCATGCACCAATTACGGCGCCACAGCGATGTGCCGTTCTACAACGGCTGCAACCCGCTGGCACTGGAAGCATTCGCGGCCGGGGCGAAGGGGTGGTGCACGGCGGCGCCGAACCTGATCCCGCAGCTCAACCTGGATTTGTACGAGGCGGCGCTGGCCAATGATCTGACCCTGGCGCGCGAACTGTTCTATCGCCAGTTGCCGTTGCTGGAATTCATCCTCAAGGGCGGGTTGCCGGCGACGATCAAGGCCGGGTTGCGTCTGACCGGGTTGGAGGTGGGCGATCCAAGGTTGCCGGTTTTTCCGTTGGGTGACGCCGGGATCGAGCAACTGAAGACACTGCTGCAGTAGCACGATGATCGAATGTGGGAGGGGGCTTGCGCCCTCCCACAATTGACTGCATTCCATTGTTGGATCGGTGAGGTTAGTGGCATTTGCTGGAGATTGCCAAACCCACAAACGCCTGCCTGAGCACGCTCAAAAAATGTGGGAGGGGGCTTGCTCCCGATGGCAACGCCCCTCACCTTCCTGACACCCCGCTCGACATCATTTGCACCTTGCTACAGCGTGCTTGATCAACAAGGCGTTGAAAGAAGTCCTCGCCGAACGCTCGCTCCGCTGGCAAGAAGCCCCTATGCTGCACCGCTATGAAGGCCCGAGCCAGACGCACATCGCCAGCGACGCCTTCAACCCGAACCCGGCATGGAGCAGCCAGAATGAACCGCCTGAGCGACATCGACGCCCTGGAGATCGAGGAGAGCGACGCCATCGATGCCCAAGCCGCCAGTTGGTTTGCCCGCAACCGCAGCGACACGGCCCGCGCCGACCGCAAGGCCTTTGCCGAGTGGCAAGCGGTGCCGGCCCACGCCCGCGCCTATGCCGAGTTCGAACAACTGTGGGCCGACCTGGCCCAATTGCAGCAACTGAATAAACCCGTGGCGCTGCCCAAGCGCAAACCGTCGGTGTGGCGCCCAGCCCTGGCCGTGGCCGCCGCGTTGCTGTGTGCGGTGCTGACCACGCCCGTGGGTGCGCCCCGCGAGCTGTATCACACCCAGGTGGCCGCCCACGTCAAGGGCATGCGCACGCTGCACCTGCCCGACGGCAGCACGCTGTATGTGAACGCCCATTCCCGCCTGCGCGTGGATTTCACCGCGTACCAGCGCATCGTGCATCTGGACAAGGGCCAGGTGTATATCGAAGTGGCCGCCGACAAGGAACGACCACTGTTCGTGCAGGCGGGCGAAGCCAATGTGCGGGTGGTCGGCACCGGCTTCGATGTGCGGCGCAGCCAGCAGCAACTGGTGGTCAGCGTCGCCCATGGCCAAGTGGCGTTCGAGCCGGGCCCAAGAAGCCCGGTGGCCCTGCTCGGCGCCCAGCAACGCGCCAGCTACAACTACGCCAAGGGCACCTTGCAGCAGCAAACCCTCATCGACGAAGAAGTGGCCGACTGGCGCAGCGGAAACCTGGCATTTCGCAACCGCGACCTGGCCAGCCTGATCGACGAACTGAGCCTGTACCGGCCCCAGGCCCCGTTGCAGGTGAGCAGCGCGGTGGCGCAACTGAAAGTCTCGGGCAATCTGGATGTGAACGACCCCGACGCCCTGCTCAACGCCCTGCCCGCCCTGCTGCCGGTGAAAACCGTGGCCTCGGCCGACGGCATCATCAGGATCGAACCTCGCGAATGATCTGCGAGGCCCAGACGCGAGTGTCCTGATCCCCTCATTCCCTGAGCGATTTTTCGCCAGTCAGCTCGCGCCTGCAAACTGTACGGATAAATCCGCACCCAGCTGTAGGCCCGCGTTTGGCGGGGGTTGTGGCTAGATGGGTTTCCCTTGAAACCTTCTAGTTGTCGGTCCCCATCATGAGTTCGCGCGAAAACACCGGCATGGCCCTCGGCCTGCTGGGCGTCATCATCTTCAGCCTGACCCTGCCCTTCACCCGCATCGTGGTGCAGGAAATCCATCCGTTACTCAACGGCCTGGGTCGCGCGTTGTTCGCGGCGATCCCGGCGGCGGCGCTGTTGCTGTGGCGCCGCGAGCGCTGGCCCAGCTGGCGCCAGGTGCGCGGGCTGGGCCTGGTGATCGCCGGGGTGATCCTCGGTTTTCCGGTGCTGTCGGCCTGGGCCATGCAGACCCTGCCGGCGTCCCATGGCGCGCTGGTCAACGGCCTGCAACCGCTGTGTGTGGCGCTGTATGCGGCGTGGCTGTCCCATGAACGGCCATCCAAAGCCTTCTGGGCCTGCGCCGCGTTGGGCAGTGGGTTGGTGCTCGGATATGCGCTGATCACCGGCGCCGGCAGTATCCAGGCGGGCGATCTGTTGATGCTCGGTGCGATTGCCGTCGGTGGCCTGGGGTATGCCGAAGGCGGGCGACTGGCCAAGGAGATGGGCGGCTGGCAAGTGATCTGCTGGGCGCTGGTGCTGTCCACGCCGGTGTTGATCGGCCCGGTGTGGTACCTGGCGGCGCAGCATCAAGGCGCGATCTCCATGCGCACCTGGTGGGCGTTCGGCTATGTGTCGCTGTTCTCGCAGTTCCTCGGATTCTTTGCCTGGTATGCCGGCCTGGCCATGGGCGGCATCGCGCGGGTCAGCCAGATTCAACTGCTGCAGATCTTCTTCACCATCGCGTTTTCGGCGTTGTTCTTTGGCGAACACATCGAGCCGATCACCTGGCTGTTTGCATGCGGGGTAATCATCACGGTGATGCTGGGGCGCAAGACTGCGGTGCAGGCTGCGCCCATCTCGAAGGCCAATGCGATTTAACGGTGGGAGGGGGCTTGCTCCCGATAGGGGCTTATCAGTCGATGCATATGTGACTGAACCGCCGCAATCGGGAGCAAGCCCCCTCCCCCATTGGCTTCGTGTTCAGCCGAGGTAGTCATCCTCGCGCAGCAAGGTTTCCAGGCAGTGCTCGGTGATGTGATAGAAGTCCTTGAGTTGCTGGATCTTGTCCAGTAACGGCGCGTTGTCCAGCGGCTCCGCACGCTTGACCGCGAGGATCATCTTGTTCTTGTTGGTGTGTTCCAGGGAGATGAACTCGAACACCTTGGTCTCATAGCCGCAGGCCTCGAGGAACAAGGCGCGCAGGCTGTCGGTGACCATTTCCGCCTGCTGGCCCAGGTGCAGGCCGTATTGCAGCATCGGTTTCAACAGCAGCGGGCTCTGGATCTGCAGGCGAATCTGTTTGTGGCAGCACGGCGAGCACATGATGATCGCCGCGCCGGAGCGGATACCGGTGTGGATCGCATAATCGGTGGCCACATCGCAGGCATGCAGCGCGATCATCACGTCCAGTTCGCTCGGCGCCACGCTGCGCACGTCGCCGCATTTGAACGTCAGCCCCGGGTGTTCCAGGCGCGCGGCGGCGGCGTTGCACAAGGTCACCATGTCTTCACGCAGTTCGACGCCGGTGACTTCGGCTTCGACATTGAGGGTGTTGCGCAGGTAGTCGTGGATGGCGAAGGTCAAGTAGCCCTTGCCCGAGCCGAAGTCGGCGACGCGCATCGGCAGGTCCAGCCTCAGGGGCGATGCGATCAGCGCATGGCTGAACACTTCGATGAACTTGTTGATCTGCTTCCATTTGCGCGACATCGACGGGATCAGCGCATGCTTGGCATCGGTCACGCCCAGGTCGACAAGGAACGGTCGGTTGAGGTCGAGGAAGCGATGCTTCTCGCGGTTATGCTCGGCCGAGGGCGCCTCGCGCAGTTGCTGCGGCTTGCTTTTGAACAGCGAGCTTTTGTTCTTCTTGCTGTATTCCAACTGGGCTTCGTCGGTCAGCGCCAGCAAGTGTGCGTTCTTGAACGAAGCCGGCAGCAGCTCGGCAATCGCCGCCACGCCATCGGCCACGGGCAGGTTCTTGGTGATATCGCGGGTCTTGTAGCGGTAGACGAAGGACAGGCACGCCTGCTCCTTGACCGTCACCGGCTTGATGATCAGCCGTTGCAGCTCGACGTCCTCACCCACGTACTTGGCCAGCACCAACTTGATGAAGGCGCTGTGTGCGAGGCTGGTGTTCAGGAGTTCGATGAACTGGGCGTGATGATCCGGCGCAAGGCTGGCAGGTTGAGCGGTGACGGACATGAACAAAACGCCTCGGGCTGGGAATGCCGGGCATTTTAGGGGGGATAGCCCACCAGGGCACGGAGTTATTTGACCAGTGGTCGGCGCCGATTCAAATGTGGGAGCAAATCCCCTCCCACATTTTTTGCTCGGGGGAGCCTGGACTATTCGAGTACCACCAGGCGATTGGGCAGTTCGTTAC
It encodes:
- a CDS encoding FecR family protein, which encodes MNRLSDIDALEIEESDAIDAQAASWFARNRSDTARADRKAFAEWQAVPAHARAYAEFEQLWADLAQLQQLNKPVALPKRKPSVWRPALAVAAALLCAVLTTPVGAPRELYHTQVAAHVKGMRTLHLPDGSTLYVNAHSRLRVDFTAYQRIVHLDKGQVYIEVAADKERPLFVQAGEANVRVVGTGFDVRRSQQQLVVSVAHGQVAFEPGPRSPVALLGAQQRASYNYAKGTLQQQTLIDEEVADWRSGNLAFRNRDLASLIDELSLYRPQAPLQVSSAVAQLKVSGNLDVNDPDALLNALPALLPVKTVASADGIIRIEPRE
- a CDS encoding class I SAM-dependent methyltransferase, encoding MSVTAQPASLAPDHHAQFIELLNTSLAHSAFIKLVLAKYVGEDVELQRLIIKPVTVKEQACLSFVYRYKTRDITKNLPVADGVAAIAELLPASFKNAHLLALTDEAQLEYSKKNKSSLFKSKPQQLREAPSAEHNREKHRFLDLNRPFLVDLGVTDAKHALIPSMSRKWKQINKFIEVFSHALIASPLRLDLPMRVADFGSGKGYLTFAIHDYLRNTLNVEAEVTGVELREDMVTLCNAAAARLEHPGLTFKCGDVRSVAPSELDVMIALHACDVATDYAIHTGIRSGAAIIMCSPCCHKQIRLQIQSPLLLKPMLQYGLHLGQQAEMVTDSLRALFLEACGYETKVFEFISLEHTNKNKMILAVKRAEPLDNAPLLDKIQQLKDFYHITEHCLETLLREDDYLG
- a CDS encoding helix-turn-helix domain-containing protein; translated protein: MSIRLKLLRKKLGVTLEALAEKSGMTKSYLSKVERGLNTPSIAAALKLAKALNVKVEELFSEERVSLDSYSLVRSHERPGTPSGYAVLAHQVSERSLLPFIIYPPTEFTDKTFKEHVGEEFLFVHEGQVEVDFMTERVTLERGDALYFNAQKPHRLRSVGSVQAQLLVVVHSSEE
- a CDS encoding DUF4917 family protein, which codes for MKDFQDIDAHLEDWSALRSGIAFSAILIGNGASRAIWEDFAYDSLFENARTVEEKPLSQSELSVFDALQTRSFEQALGALKTTSRVNKALAVSSAAPRNRYYAIKEALINTIHTVHIPWRLVQPSTLATINAELARYATVFTTNYDLLNYWAILHTPGIDDLFRSADASFDLRNTRTEATRILYLHGGLHLVRNLDGTARKLPSTDSTLLSSFAINNTIKTLDDVPLFVSEGKVEEKLKTIRSSDYLSFCYEQLLTHQGALCLFGHDLGTQDRHLVDAIRQARPSTLAISVSGRSDGFIRQQKRRYSELFDGSGVVLKFFAARTHPLGNPALSVPVEH
- a CDS encoding dihydrodipicolinate synthase family protein, whose product is MPTPNIHGIIGYTITPFSADGQRVDLDALGRSIDRLIDSGVHAIAPLGSTGEGAYLSDAEWDDVSAYSLEKVGKRVPTIVSVSDLTTAKAVRRARYAEAHGADAVMVLPASYWKLSEAEILAHYAAIGDSIGVPIMLYNNPATSGTDMSVDLILRIVKHVENVTMVKESTGDIQRMHQLRRHSDVPFYNGCNPLALEAFAAGAKGWCTAAPNLIPQLNLDLYEAALANDLTLARELFYRQLPLLEFILKGGLPATIKAGLRLTGLEVGDPRLPVFPLGDAGIEQLKTLLQ
- a CDS encoding aldolase — translated: MAKTLALPKDQLVKQALIQMQNTLADNTWTVRQKLALTCRILFENGHDSGLAGQITARGAQPGTYYTQQLGLGFDEITASNLLLVNEDLEVLEGHGIPNPANRFHSWVYRGRPDVNCIIHTHPTHVAALSMLEVPLQVSHMDLCPLYEDCAFLEAWPGVPVGNEEGEIITTALGDKRAILLSHHGQLSTGASVEEACVIAQLIERAAKLQLLAMAAGTIKPILPQLGREAHDWISRPKRHGAAFDYYVRQNLRQHADCLS
- a CDS encoding DMT family transporter gives rise to the protein MSSRENTGMALGLLGVIIFSLTLPFTRIVVQEIHPLLNGLGRALFAAIPAAALLLWRRERWPSWRQVRGLGLVIAGVILGFPVLSAWAMQTLPASHGALVNGLQPLCVALYAAWLSHERPSKAFWACAALGSGLVLGYALITGAGSIQAGDLLMLGAIAVGGLGYAEGGRLAKEMGGWQVICWALVLSTPVLIGPVWYLAAQHQGAISMRTWWAFGYVSLFSQFLGFFAWYAGLAMGGIARVSQIQLLQIFFTIAFSALFFGEHIEPITWLFACGVIITVMLGRKTAVQAAPISKANAI